AATTTTTAAAATCTCATCTAAAAGAGTTTTATCAGCTTGGTCTTTTATATTAAGTTTTACTCCTGCTTCAAGTAAAACTTCAATTGTAGGAATAGCTTGTGAACCTAAAACTATTGCGTTAAATAAAACATTTTGTCTTTTTTTATCTAATATATTTACATCTATTCCATTTGAAATTAAATATTTTGTAATTTTATCATCATCTTTTAATACAGAGTGAAAAAGTACTGTTTGTCCATTGTTGTCTTTGATATTTATATCATCAACATTATTTACAACTTCTTTTATTATCTCTAAGTTTCCACCTTCAACTGCATCAAAAAGAACAGTTCTTCCATAATGATCTGTTATTGAAAGATCAGGGTCGTGAGCCATAAGAATTTTAAATACTTTTTCATTTTCTTCTAAGGCAGCATCTTGAAGAACAGTTCTTCCTGAAGAATTGATATGATTAACAGAAGATCCATTATCAAGAAGGAATCTTATCATCATTCCATCCATCTTATCAGAAGCTTCACTTAATACTGTTTTTCCATAATTATCTTCAGCATTAATATCAATTCCATTTTTTATCAAAATTTTTATTGATTCAATTCTTCTTTTTGCAGCAAGTTCGAACAATAATGTTCTACCTTTACCGTCTTTTTTATTGATATCTACTCCACTATTTATTAAGGATTGTATTTTCTTTTCATCAATATAATTTTTAAGAAGCTCCTTATGGAGTGCTTCTGTATTGTCACCTTTGAACATACCTAACATATAAGTTTCCTCAAGTTTTGCCTTTTACCTAAAGGATTTATTTTACCAAAAAAATGTTTAATTATCTTCTTCTATCTCTTCTTGAGTTTCTTCGTGGATTTTTATGATTACTATTACGTGAATTAAAGAACTTTTTCTTATCATCTCGTCTTTCTACTTTTAAGTTACTTTTTAATGATTTTTCAATAAAAGAGTTAAAAGAGTTTCTTAAAATTAAAGCTTTCTCGTGATCAACAAAAATATCTGGGAATTTATAAGAAAGCCAAAGATATAAAGATATTTTTTTTACCTCATCTTCTACAAGTAATAAGTCTTTTTGAGTAATAGCCTTTTTAGGCAAAGTAATAGAAGGCTTATATCTACAAACTCTATTTTTAATAACTGCTGCAATATAAGCTTCATAAGCTTGCAAAATAATATTTGATTTAGTTGTAATTGGAGCTTGTGCTAATAAATATTTTGCTTCTAAATCTAGTTTTTCTCTTTTATCAACTATTGTTGAAGCCTCAATTAAAGATGAAATATTTGAAGCAATAAAAGGACCATCAAATTTCATATTTGTTTTAAAAAATCTTAGAATCTTAACTAATGATTTTGTTTTTATATGATTACTTAATTCTAATAATTGTTCCGTTGAAATTTTTACTTTATAAGGAGGTTTTATTGTTGCTATTGGCTGTTCAAACTCTTCTTTGATATAAGATAAAACATCTCTTCTTGTTGCCCCTAAAAAACCTGCATCAAACAGTTTATATCTTCCTGCACGACCTGCTATTTGAACTATTTCATTTACAGATATTTTTCTTCTACTTACTCCATCAAATTTTGTATCAGTAGTAAAAAGTATATTTTTAATTGGAAGATTTAATCCCATTGCTATTGCATCTGTAGCAATTAAAATATCACTTTTTCTTTCTCTAAATCTTCTTGCTTCATCACGTCTAACTTCTGGAGATAGATTTCCATAAATAACTGAAACCCTATATTTCTTTTGTAACTTTTGTTTTAGTTTTAAAACATCCATTCTTGAAAAAGCAATAAGTGCAGTTGCTGGTTCTAGGTTATCTAAAGAAGTATGTCGTTCCATAACTTGCAGTGGAGTTTTTCTTTTGTGCTTTACTATTTCTAATTCTTCACCTAAATAAGAAGCTATTTTTTTAACAGCATCTAAAGCATTTACAGATCCTGTCATAATAACAGTTTTAGCTGGACATCCAATAATTGCATTTACCCAAGCCCAACCTCTGTCAATGTCATCTAACATCTGTACTTCATCGATAATTGCTACATCAACATCAAGATTAAAATCAAGCATTTCTATAGTTGAGCAAACATGAGCTGCATCTTCATTTATTTGTTGTTCTTCACCTGTAATAAGTGAGTTTTCTATTCCTGCTTCTTTTAGTTCTTCATGACCTTCTAAAGCAAGCAGTCTTAAAGGAGCTAAATAAAGACCTGAATTAGCCTCTTTTAACTCTTTCATGGCGTTATATGTTTTTCCTGAATTTGTAGGACCTACAAAAAACTTTAGTTTTCTATTCATAGATCTTGCAAGGGGAAAAAGTTGTTTTAAATCACACTTTAAAAGTGTTTGTAATTGTTGTTGGAAAGTTTCTTTCATGGGCGTATTATAGTAAATAGAATATAATATCAGATTAAAAAAATAAAATAGTATAAATTAAATTTAAAAATAGGTAGAACAACAAATGAATTGTGAATATTTTGGAAAATGTGGAAGCTGTACTTTATATGAAAAAACTTACGAAGAACAGTTGGAGTATAAAGTTCAAAGAGAAAAGAAAAGATTCTCACAATTTGATATTCCAAATATTGATATTATAAGAAGTGAAGAACAAAATTTTCGTACAAGAGCAGAATTTAGAATTTGGAAAAACTTTGATAATGAAAACAATCCTACTATTTCTTATGCTATGAATGATTTTGATAAAAATGCTTTGGAGATTGAGTCTTGTCAAATCGTTTCAGAAGATATTGCCTGTTTAATGCAAAAGCTTTTAGAAAAAATACAAAATGATGAAGAACTAAGACTTAAACTTTTTGCCTGTGAATTTTTAAATTCAACTACAAAAGATATGCTTGTAACACTGATTTACCATAGAAAGTTAGAAGAGAACTGGATAGAAAAAGCAAAAGAATTAGAAAAAGAGTTTGACATAAAAATAATTGGAAGAAGCAGAAAACAAAAAGAGATTTTAAGCAAAGACTTTATCGAAGAGACTTTAAAAATTGAAAATAAAAAGTTTCACTTCCAATACAAAGAAGGTGGCTTTACTCAACCAAATACAAAAGTAAATATCAAAATGATTGAATGGGTTTTAGAGCAACTAGAGACTTCTTCTAAAGACCTTTGTGAGTTATATTGTGGAGGTGGAAACTTTACAATACCTATGAGTCAAAAGTTTAATAAAGTACTTGCAACAGAGATCTCAAAAACATCTATTAAATCTGCCCTTACAAACTGTTCTTTAAACAATATCTCAAATATAGACTTCATAAGAATGAGTGCCGAAGAGTTTGTTGAAGCCTTAGAAAGTAAAAGAGAGTTTAATAGACTTAAAAATATTGACTTAAAATCATACAACTTTGAAACAATATTTGTTGACCCACCAAGAGCAGGACTTGATGATACAACAAGAGCTTTAAGTAAAGAGTTTGACACTATAATTTATATTTCATGTAACCCTGAAACTTTACATCGTGATTTAGAAGAATTAACAAAAACACACAAAATAATTAATTTTGCACTTTTTGACCAATTTTCATATACAGAGCATATCGAGAGTGGCGCTATTTTAAAGAGGCTTTAAAATATCAAAGGATAAAATATTATATGGAAAATAACTCAATACCAAAAGATATTATTAAAATTCAAAAAAAGCTTTGTAGTTTTGAAAAAGGTTCAAGAAACTATATCAAATATACAAAGATACTTAACAAGCATCTAAAAAAGCATGCAATGAAAAAAAGGGTTTTAAGTAATATTAAAACTATAGAAGCCATAAAAAAAATAGAAAAAAAGTCAAAAAGTAGTTAAAATTTAATCTAAATTTAAGAATTGGTATGTGATAATTCTATATAAGTTATATAGGGATCAATGGATTCCAAAGGACTAAATCCTATGCTTGGGCATTGCACAAGAATGTATATAAGGCTGTAAAATACTTATTTTACAATGTGTCATAATTAAAAGGATTTATTATGAGAATTAATACTAACGTATCATCTATTACTGCACAAGAATCTGCAGTTAATACAAACAAAAACATCAAAAGTTCATTAGAAAAATTATCTTCAGGTTTAAGAATCAACAAAGCGTCAGATGATGCATCTGGTCTTGCAATTGCTGATAAATTAAGAACTCAAGCTACTTCTATTAACCAAGGTGTTTCAAATGGTAATTCAGCGGTTACATTACTTCAAATTGCTGATAAATCAATGGCTGAGCAATCAAACATTCTTGATACTGTAAAATCTAAACTAATTCAAGCTAATACTGATACTACATCACCAGATGGTAGAGAATCTATTAGAAAAGATATCGTTAAATTACTTGAGCAGTTAGATAATATTGCTGAACAAACTAACTATAATGGTAACGTTCTTTTACAAAAAAGTGCAGAAGATACTGGACTTTCTGAAGAATTATCTTTCCAAATCGGTGAGTCAAAAAGAGACCTTATCTCTAATACAGCAGTACAATCAAATACTGATGGTTTAGGTTCTAAAGTTGATTATGCTTCTGGTTCTGAAATTGCACAAGGTGAAAAAGTAACTCTTGCAGCTTCTGGAACTATTACATTAAAAGGTTCAGATTCTTCTGATGCTAATACAGTTGAAAATGTAACTTTAGCTGGAGATGTTGATTCTTTAGATTTAACTGCTGGTATGACTATTTCTGGAGTAAATGCTGATACTAAAGCTATCTTAGATGCAGCTGTAACAGCTGGTGATTTAACTGAATCTGGTGGTACATATACTGTAACTGATGCTGGACAAGGTAAATCTTTAGATTTATCTAGTGTAGATGACGTTGCTGCAACTGTACAAATTTCTACAACTGGTGACACTGGAACTACTGCTAGTTATTCAAAAGGTGACGTTATTGATAGTGCTACAGTAACAACTGGAAGCGCATTAGATACAGCACTTAAAGATACAAATAAGTTTACAGAAGTTTCAACAGGTAGTGGAATATACTTAGCTAAAACATCAGGTTCTCTTGATATTGAAGTAGGTGAAAGTATAGACTTAACTACTCCAACAGTTGTAGATGGAACAACAGGTGGAGACTTTAGTGCAGGTGATGTTATTAAAGTAAATAGTGTTGCTACTGGTGGATTATTAGATAATGCATTAAAAAATTCTTCATTATTCTCAACAGGTTCTACAACAGGAACATATGTTGTAAAAGAAGACTTTACTGCGGGTTCTATATTCTTAGGTGATGGAGATTCTATTACAATTACTGCAGGTTCACCTGTTACTGTTGCTAATCAAGCTACTACTGGTTCTGGTCTTACTGAGTCTAACTTACAATACAATGGTAGTACAGCATATAGAGAAAATACAACTGGTTCTACAGATCAAATTAACTCAGATCAAGCAACTGGTGGTTCACAAATCAATGCATCGGGTGAAGATGAAATTTCATTTACATTAACTGCTGCAGGTGCAGGGTCAACTGGTGGTACAAATGTTAATGTTCTTGAAGGTGATATTATTACATTTACAGATGACTCTTCTGCTACTGGTGGAGATCAAATGTCAATGGATATTTTAGAATCTGGTAACTACTACCACTTAGGTGGAAATAAATATCAAGCAATATCAGATAATACTATTGAAATGGACACTAATGACGTTCTTAATGTAACTAGAAAAGTTGGTGGTTCTGGTGCAGAAACTGACTTTAAAGGTGCGACTGCAACTACTACAGCAGGTGCAGGAAGTGCAGATGCAGTTGTAAAACTTACAACTAGTTCTACAGTTGATGTAACAAACAATGATACTACAGCTGGAAATAAACTTACTATTGGTGGAACAGGTATTTCAAATGGTGAGCTTCAATTAAGTGCACTTGCTTCTTTAAAAGAAGGTGAGTTAACTAAAGAGTTAGCTGATTCATTCCAAAGTGTAGTTGATGATGCAATTACTGATCTGAATGGATACAGAGGTGACATCGGTTCGACTCAAAATCAAGTTGAATCTGCCGTTAGAAACTTAATGACACAAGCTACAAATGTAAAAGCAGCTGAGTCTATTATTAGAGATGTTGATTATGCACAAGAATCTGCAAACTTCAACAAACAAAATATTATCGCACAAGCTGGTTCATATGCTATGAGTCAAGCTAATGCTACTCAACAAAACGTTTTAAGATTATTACAATAATAATCTACTATAAAATAGCAGTTATTACTGCTATTTTATTATTTATGTATTAAAGAAGTAAAAAATATTACTTCTTTAATACTCCTTCTACTACATTTATGTAAAAATCTATAATCTTACTTAATTGATTAAATAATCTTTTCTTTAATACTTTCATATGTTTTTTAGGATTATCTAAACTCCTAATATTTAATAAATAAACAATATATGGTAAATTATATTTATAATAATTTTGAATGATTTTATTTAAATCAATAGACTTTGGATTATTTGATAATATTTTATTAATTTCTTCAATATCAGAAAGTAGTTCACTTACTTGTGAATGTTTTCTTTTTTTTAATTTTAACTCAAAAAATTCTTTTAGCTTTTTTGCACCTTCTAATTTAAGTTCATTATACTTTTTATCTTTTTCTAAAAACTTATCCTCAGATATTGAACTTAAATCTTTTTTAATCTTTTTTGATAATAATTCTTTATCTATATCTTCAAAACCACTTAATTTTATATCTTCAAGTTTGGTAGGAATTGTTCCTTCAAAATAAGCTCCATCAGATAAATTGAAAGTTTTTGTGCCAGTACTAAACATATTTGTAAATCTATTCATAATTTTTATTGAAATCATAAATACAGGTAGAGTTTTAACTTCATTAAGAAAATTACCTTTTATTGTCAATACATTTTTTCTAAAAGAAAAATTTTCTATATTTTGTTTTTCACTAGATTCACTTAATTCTAACTTGTTTCCGATATATCCATCAAAGTGACTGCTTCCTGTCTCATTATCCAATGCCATATCTAGTCCAAGTAGATATAATTCTTTAACTCCTAAAATCAATAAAACTGCGTAAGTGATTTCTCCAATAGAAGGTCCTGTTAGGCTACCCATATTATCTTTTGCACTATAAAGGGCATTAAATAAAAATAAATTCTCTTTTTTTATTTTATTAGTAACTAATTCAGTAATATGAGAAGAGAAAATAAATACTGTATTTTTATAAATCTCTTCATCCCAAAACTCTATAAATATACTACTAATTAAACTTACATTTTCATCATATTGAAAGATGATATCAGGGATAATATCTTGTTCTTTTAAATAAGGAACAACAGAAAAGATAGATACAATCATAAACTTATTTTTATTTTCTTTTATTAATTGTATATTTTTCTTCAATGATGGACCTGCAGCTAATAATAGTACTGGTTTGTCATTGAAAATACTTAATGGTTCATTTGAATTTAAACGTAAGAAGTTACTTTCTTTTTTAACGTATTCATATGTTTTAGCTAAACTTGCAAGTTCTCTGTTATATGAGTATAAAATATGGTGTTGTGAAATTAATATATTTTGAATAACATCAAAATATATTTCACAACTTTTCGAAAATAAGAAGAATTTAATATAGTGATTATATATATACACTTTTGGAATAAAAGAACTAAATCTCTCGTAGAACTGATCTTTATTTAAATTTACATATAAATACAATTTTGTT
The Arcobacter sp. CECT 8983 genome window above contains:
- the trmA gene encoding tRNA (uridine(54)-C5)-methyltransferase TrmA, yielding MNCEYFGKCGSCTLYEKTYEEQLEYKVQREKKRFSQFDIPNIDIIRSEEQNFRTRAEFRIWKNFDNENNPTISYAMNDFDKNALEIESCQIVSEDIACLMQKLLEKIQNDEELRLKLFACEFLNSTTKDMLVTLIYHRKLEENWIEKAKELEKEFDIKIIGRSRKQKEILSKDFIEETLKIENKKFHFQYKEGGFTQPNTKVNIKMIEWVLEQLETSSKDLCELYCGGGNFTIPMSQKFNKVLATEISKTSIKSALTNCSLNNISNIDFIRMSAEEFVEALESKREFNRLKNIDLKSYNFETIFVDPPRAGLDDTTRALSKEFDTIIYISCNPETLHRDLEELTKTHKIINFALFDQFSYTEHIESGAILKRL
- a CDS encoding 6-hydroxymethylpterin diphosphokinase MptE-like protein, with translation MSEVEEKAIALYSKNMKFLEKFDNKLYNQVLLFEESLNSNLIEERYVLEYNEYFDIYDKVNNSWFYNENSIEYSKKAVNKLSFNASKNSFQSFYAKEYASGFVDNIDKISILDNPDYNNAPIIDYVNKNEPKEKELKTIYVFLTFGIGLGHHIPLLINKMKPRLNIIIEPSLEIFRLSLFTTDYEEISKRTKLYLYVNLNKDQFYERFSSFIPKVYIYNHYIKFFLFSKSCEIYFDVIQNILISQHHILYSYNRELASLAKTYEYVKKESNFLRLNSNEPLSIFNDKPVLLLAAGPSLKKNIQLIKENKNKFMIVSIFSVVPYLKEQDIIPDIIFQYDENVSLISSIFIEFWDEEIYKNTVFIFSSHITELVTNKIKKENLFLFNALYSAKDNMGSLTGPSIGEITYAVLLILGVKELYLLGLDMALDNETGSSHFDGYIGNKLELSESSEKQNIENFSFRKNVLTIKGNFLNEVKTLPVFMISIKIMNRFTNMFSTGTKTFNLSDGAYFEGTIPTKLEDIKLSGFEDIDKELLSKKIKKDLSSISEDKFLEKDKKYNELKLEGAKKLKEFFELKLKKRKHSQVSELLSDIEEINKILSNNPKSIDLNKIIQNYYKYNLPYIVYLLNIRSLDNPKKHMKVLKKRLFNQLSKIIDFYINVVEGVLKK
- a CDS encoding flagellin — translated: MRINTNVSSITAQESAVNTNKNIKSSLEKLSSGLRINKASDDASGLAIADKLRTQATSINQGVSNGNSAVTLLQIADKSMAEQSNILDTVKSKLIQANTDTTSPDGRESIRKDIVKLLEQLDNIAEQTNYNGNVLLQKSAEDTGLSEELSFQIGESKRDLISNTAVQSNTDGLGSKVDYASGSEIAQGEKVTLAASGTITLKGSDSSDANTVENVTLAGDVDSLDLTAGMTISGVNADTKAILDAAVTAGDLTESGGTYTVTDAGQGKSLDLSSVDDVAATVQISTTGDTGTTASYSKGDVIDSATVTTGSALDTALKDTNKFTEVSTGSGIYLAKTSGSLDIEVGESIDLTTPTVVDGTTGGDFSAGDVIKVNSVATGGLLDNALKNSSLFSTGSTTGTYVVKEDFTAGSIFLGDGDSITITAGSPVTVANQATTGSGLTESNLQYNGSTAYRENTTGSTDQINSDQATGGSQINASGEDEISFTLTAAGAGSTGGTNVNVLEGDIITFTDDSSATGGDQMSMDILESGNYYHLGGNKYQAISDNTIEMDTNDVLNVTRKVGGSGAETDFKGATATTTAGAGSADAVVKLTTSSTVDVTNNDTTAGNKLTIGGTGISNGELQLSALASLKEGELTKELADSFQSVVDDAITDLNGYRGDIGSTQNQVESAVRNLMTQATNVKAAESIIRDVDYAQESANFNKQNIIAQAGSYAMSQANATQQNVLRLLQ
- a CDS encoding helicase-related protein, with the translated sequence MKETFQQQLQTLLKCDLKQLFPLARSMNRKLKFFVGPTNSGKTYNAMKELKEANSGLYLAPLRLLALEGHEELKEAGIENSLITGEEQQINEDAAHVCSTIEMLDFNLDVDVAIIDEVQMLDDIDRGWAWVNAIIGCPAKTVIMTGSVNALDAVKKIASYLGEELEIVKHKRKTPLQVMERHTSLDNLEPATALIAFSRMDVLKLKQKLQKKYRVSVIYGNLSPEVRRDEARRFRERKSDILIATDAIAMGLNLPIKNILFTTDTKFDGVSRRKISVNEIVQIAGRAGRYKLFDAGFLGATRRDVLSYIKEEFEQPIATIKPPYKVKISTEQLLELSNHIKTKSLVKILRFFKTNMKFDGPFIASNISSLIEASTIVDKREKLDLEAKYLLAQAPITTKSNIILQAYEAYIAAVIKNRVCRYKPSITLPKKAITQKDLLLVEDEVKKISLYLWLSYKFPDIFVDHEKALILRNSFNSFIEKSLKSNLKVERRDDKKKFFNSRNSNHKNPRRNSRRDRRR